Part of the Vigna radiata var. radiata cultivar VC1973A chromosome 11, Vradiata_ver6, whole genome shotgun sequence genome is shown below.
gaaaatgatattttaataccaattttttgacactattttgatattgtacatgtatcaaaatgtgattaaacgatttcaaattaaaaaaaaaaaaaactttgatttttctcttcctagTACGTtcttgtctcagttttttttaatttgaaatcgtccaaccacattttgacacgtatgcagtgtcaaaaattgatgtgaaaatatcatttttcaaaataaaatagtataaaccTTACCCtgaaacataattataatatgatgaGAACAACATTTACTTAATCAATAGGAAAATACAATGAGGATCCAAAAATAAGTAAGTGGAATGATAGGAAAAGTGAATACAAGTTAATTGTTTCCCATAGATCATGAAAGAAAATGGAGAAACCAAAACTTTCTAACAATTTATCTAATCGAACACAGGCACGTAGGAACATAATGGCAGGAGCAGCTAAGAGGTATAATGTGGTTGGTTGTTTGATAGTGACAACCTCGTACctaaaagttaacaaaatgtgTGTTTCTTGAAGCAAATACAAAAATGGAGACTGGTTTTCTGTTACCAAAACTTGTTTCTCTTTGACATGGAATCCTTTAGATAGACATAGCGATTACGATGAAACTCAACCAGAGAACAAAGTTGTCTTATtgcttccttcttcttctcggCAAGCCCCACCAAATCACCATCCTTCTCTTTCACATCCCTTTCCAAGTTTTCTACTTTCCTTTCAAGCTGCCTCACTTGTTTCATCAGATTCAGTTTCTCCCCTGCTTCTTTGCTCACCATCGCTTCTAACTTCCACACCATTTCTTTCAAGatcttctctttctcctctttctctgCACCTATTTCTTCAATGCTTTCTGTTAGCTTCTTTATCGTTTCCTCCTGATCACCCACCctgctttttaatttttcaactacACTTTTTAAACCTTCACCATCTATGGTAATGGTAGCTCCTTCTTTACAACCCTCATGATCCCTAAAAACTTCACATATCTCTTGCACTCCCCGTGCCATTGCTCTTTCTAGTTCTTTCTTTCTATCCTCCAAATCCTGCTGTTTACTGCATCGAGATTCCAATTCCAGTTCCAGGTCCTTTATTCTTGCAAGAAAACACTCCTTTTCTTCACTCAAATCCTCCCCGTGATTTTGTATTCTAACCGAGCATGATTTCGAAGCTTCTACTCTCGTTCTTTCCAATTGTACCTCCAACTCTTTGTTGTGATTTCTCAAGGAATCTAACATTTGTTGCATGGCATTAATCTGGTCTTCCAAGTCCTTCTTCTGGCTCGATGCTTCGTTTCTGCTGCGTCTAATCTTCTCTTCCACTTTTCCTTTCTGCGTCCGCAGAGACTTTGCCTCTTGTTCGAGCTCGTGTATCCGTGCCATCAATTCAGCAATTTTTGACGCTGAACGATCCTCGTTTGTTTGGAGTTTTGCCTGTAACACAGACACTGTTCCTTTGGTGTCGTTAAGTAACAGTTGAAGCTCAAAAACTCGTCTGTGCAAATCAGCATTCTTTGCAAACAAGAGTTGTTTAACTTGACGTGATTGGCTTTCAAGTTGAAGCTCTGGATTTAGTAGTTGAGAAGTAGATTGGTTTGAATCGTTGATGTCTGAATTATAATCAACTTCCTCTGAGGAAAAGTACTCAGATTCCGAGCTAGAGGAAGACGCTGAGGACATCCTATCCACTTTGCTCGGACCTGATTTTACGTACTCTCCGGTGAGACCACCGTACAATGGGTACAGTGACTGAACGTACAAATCCTCTACCAGCAACACAagctttttctctttcatgGAGTTCCCATCTTTTTTGCATTGCTCTTCATTTTTTATCAGCTTTGCTATTCTGCTTAGCTCGCTTTCCATGTCTGTCAACAACATAAGAGatgaataaatattgaaaagtaGTTCGTGGAAGTTCACATTGCAAAGTGCCTATGATTCAAgagaaatcataaaattttgcaGTTCTCTTCAAGATATATAATcttgaaaagaaatttttatcatgcatattaataaagataaaacacTTATTTTGATCTGAAAAAGACAGCAACACAATACATGATCTGCAcctgtttttgttcttttgagtGTTTCGGATTTTTGAGGATCAATTTGATTCCCGAAGGACTTGGAGAATCCCCTTAAACGGTGTTTGAACATCCTTTTATTGGGACATTCgaaaagattaattttagaGGGAAATTTCTTGCTAGGAACTCTTCATTTCCTCAGAAAATGAATAGGAATCCTGAAACTGAAAAGTGAATACAGACATCACAGATTAAGAGACTATTCTAAATGCACTCAGCCTTCTGGATGAACTTAATATATCCAATAGATGCAAATAAATACACAACATCATAGTATCTTTGTCATAATAATTTCCTCATTTGAGACAGAAACTTGTTCTCCCAGAAGCTTGAAGAACTAAGAATTTAGTATCAGAACATACAGGTATAGGTATACATGGAATGAAGATGAATGCAAAAACACAGATCCATAAATTCAGTTCCAATGTACCAAAAAAAAAGTGCCCATAAGTTTATAATTTCCTCTTTAATTTACAATCGATCAAATCTCTCctcaaatattatattgttgtttctgatcAGCTTTTAGAATGAAGAAAACCATCATAAAATagaattcattatttttcattgtgtCATGAACTCAATGTTTCCTCAGTGATTATTCCAGATTGAAATTACAAATCTAGGAAAAATTATTAGCGGGAAAAGGGAAGACGGAATTGCTTCAACAAAATGTGAATGAAAGATGTGATGTGAAAAATGCGTCGTcgaccatttttttttttcttaataaacataaaagaagGAAAGGAAGCAGTTACCTGGGAATGGAACTCGACTTCCACCAATCTGAAGGGATTAGAAATATTAATGAGAAATAATCCAAGGCAAAATTGTTGTATAAggataaataaattcaatggtTTTgggaataatttaaaaaaaaaattaaagaatggtTTCTAATAATAAGCATGGACTATTCGATTTGTTAATATAAATGGAAAATGTGGAgatattgtaaatatattattattgctatgttatcattatttttatctttatttatttcttatcagcattattagtataattgttattattttattatattatttatcatccTTATTATTgtagttgttattattttatcatattgttatgttatagtttattgaaaatgaatatttgttaagatataCTAGATAGGATTgagtttaatttgaaaattaaaagataaaaactgAAGGGATTATGTTGGATATCTTGgtattttctttctataaaaaattaaaattacatttgacTAAATACTCTTTTAGCttatcaaaatcaaagaaaaataaaataaataaaaagatcaaTAGGTCGTATAACTTTTACTGGTAAACCCTGTAGCCGGATTTACTAGCTTCAGTTCATATTGCAAGgtccttaaaatatttaaggcTAGTGGGCCTCTGAAAAGATCCCAGGTCCATTCGTATTGGGCACATGGCCAAGAGAGGGGTCCCTTTTCCccaattcagattttcattcCTCATTTCCCTTTTCTCTCTAAAAACAACCCTTGTGCCCTAATCAGAATTTTCTCTGACTTCTCTCTAGGATTCCAGCAAATTCCACCGATTGAATCCTAAATTAGTGGTGCTTCCTTGTTCCTGGAGTCAAGAGCTACGAAACCATCCGATTGGTTTCTTGTTTCGTCAGGTAAGAAAATTTCCNNNNNNNNNNNNNNNNNNNNNNNNNNNNNNNNNNNNNNNNNNNNNNNNNNNNNNNNNNNNNNNNNNNNNNNNNNNNNNNNNNNNNNNNNNNNNNNNNNNNNNNNNNNNNNNNNNNNNNNNNNNNNNNNNNNNNNNNNNNNNNNNNNNNNNNNNNNNNNNNNNNNNNNNNNNNNNNNNNNNNNNNNNNNNNNNNNNNNNNNNNNNNNNNNNNNNNNNNNNNNNNNNNNNNNNNNNNNNNNNNNNNNNNNNNNNNNNNNNNNNNNNNNNNNNNNNNNNNNNNNNNNNNNNNNNNNNNNNNNNNNNNNNNNNNNNNNNNNNNNNNNNNNNNNNNNNNNNNNNNNNNNNNNNNNNNNNNNNNNNNNNNNNNNNNNNNNNNNNNNNNNNNNNNNNNNNNNNNNNNNNNNNNNNNNNNNNNNNNNNNNNNNNNNNNNNNNNNNNNNNNNNNNNNNNNNNNNNNNNNNNNNNNNNNNNNNNNNNNNNNNNNNNNNNNNNNNNNNNNNNNNNNNNNNNNNNNNNNNNNNNNNNNNNNNNNNNNNNNNNNNNNNNNNNNNNNNNNNNNNNNNNNNNNNNNNNNNNNNNNNNNNNNNNNNNNNNNNNNNNNNNNNNNNNNNNNNNNNNNNNNNNNNNNNNNNNNNNNNNNNNNNNNNNNNNNNNNNNNNNNNNNNNNNNNNNNNNNNNNNNNNNNNNNNNNNNNNNNNNNNNNNNNNNNNNNNNNNNNNNNNNNNNNNNNNNNNNNNNNNNNNNNNNNNNNNNNNNNNNNNNNNNNNNNNNNNNNNNNNNNNNNNNNNNNNNNNNNNNNNNNNNNNNNNNNNNNNNNNNNNNNNNNNNNNNNNNNNNNNNNNNNNNNNNNNNNNNNNNNNNNNNNNNNNNNNNNNNNNNNNNNNNNNNNNNNNNNNNNNNNNNNNNNNNNNNNNNNNNNNNNNNNNNNNNNNNNNNNNNNNNNNNNNNNNNNNNNNNNNNNNNNNNNNNNNNNNNNNNNNNNNNNNNNNNNNNNNNNNNNNNNNNNNNNNNNNNNNNNNNNNNNNNNNNNNNNNNNNNNNNNNNNNNNNNNNNNNNNNNNNNNNNNNNNNNNNNNNNNNNNNNNNNNNNNNNNNNNNNNNNNNNNNNNNNNNNNNNNNNNNNNNNNNNNNNNNNNNNNNNNNNNNNNNNNNNNNNNNNNNNNNNNNNNNNNNNNNNNNNNNNNNNNNNNNNNNNNNNNNNNNNNNNNNNNNNNNNNNNNNNNNNNNNNNNNNNNNNNNNNNNNNNNNNNNNNNNNNNNNNNNNNNNNNNNNNNNNNNNNNNNNNNNNNNNNNNNNNNNNNNNNNNNNNNNNNNNNNNNNNNNNNNNNNNNNNNNNNNNNNNNNNNNNNNNNNNNNNNNNNNNNNNNNNNNNNNNNNNNNNNNNNNNNNNNNNNNNNNNNNNNNNNNNNNNNNNNNNNNNNNNNNNNNNNNNNNNNNNNNNNNNNNNNNNNNNNNNNNNNNNNNNNNNNNNNNNNNNNNNNNNNNNNNNNNNNNNNNNNNNNNNNNNNNNNNNNNNNNNNNNNNNNNNNNNNNNNNNNNNNNNNNNNNNNNNNNNNNNNNNNNNNNNNNNNNNNNNNNNNNNNNNNNNNNNNNNNNNNNNNNNNNNNNNNNNNNNNNNNNNNNNNNNNNNNNNNNNNNNNNNNNNNNNNNNNNNNNNNNNNNNNNNNNNNNNNNNNNNNNNNNNNNNNNNNNNNNNNNNNNNNNNNNNNNNNNNNNNNNNNNNNNNNNNNNNNNNNNNNNNNNNNNNNNNNNNNNNNNNNNNNNNNNNNNNNNNNNNNNNNNNNNNNNNNNNNNNNNNNNNNNNNNNNNNNNNNNNNNNNNNNNNNNNNNNNNNNNNNNNNNNNNNNNNNNNNNNNNNNNNNNNNNNNNNNNNNNNNNNNNNNNNNNNNNNNNNNNNNNNNNNNNNNNNNNNNNNNNNNNNNNNNNNNNNNNNNNNNNNNNNNNNNNNNNNNNNNNNNNNNNNNNNNNNNNNNNNNNNNNNNNNNNNNNNNNNNNNNNNNNNNNNNNNNNNNNNNNNNNNNNNNNNNNNNNNNNNNNNNNNNNNNNNNNNNNNNNNNNNNNNNNNNNNNNNNNNNNNNNNNNNNNNNNNNNNNNNNNNNNNNNNNNNNNNNNNNNNNNNNNNNNNNNNNNNNNNNNNNNNNNNNNNNNNNNNNNNNNNNNNNNNNNNNNNNNNNNNNNNNNNNNNNNNNNNNNNNNNNNNNNNNNNNNNNNNNNNNNNNNNNNNNNNNNNNNNNNNNNNNNNNNNNNNNNNNNNNNNNNNNNNNNNNNNNNNNNNNNNNNNNNNNNNNNNNNNNNNNNNNNNNNNNNNNNNNNNNNNNNNNNNNNNNNNNNNNNNNNNNNNNNNNNNNNNNNNNNNNNNNNNNNNNNNNNNNNNNNNNNNNNNNNNNNNNNNNNNNNNNNNNNNNNNNNNNNNNNNNNNNNNNNNNNNNNNNNNNNNNNNNNNNNNNNNNNNNNNNNNNNNNNNNNNNNNNNNNNNNNNNNNNNNNNNNNNNNNNNNNNNNNNNNNNNNNNNNNNNNNNNNNNNNNNNNNNNNNNNNNNNNNNNNNNNNNNNNNNNNNNNNNNNNNNNNNNNNNNNNNNNNNNNNNNNNNNNNNNNNNNNNNNNNNNNNNNNNNNNNNNNNNNNNNNNNNNNNNNNNNNNNNNNNNNNNNNNNNNNNNNNNNNNNNNNNNNNNNNNNNNNNNNNNNNNNNNNNNNNNNNNNNNNNNNNNNNNNNNNNNNNNNNNNNCAGAGTACCATAAACAATTCAACAGTGCAtcacaattcaattaaaaccTAAGCAATGAAAATAACTAGTGCGATCTAAACCTTGAAACCAGAGAGGTCCATGACCTAGTTGTGGACATTTCCACAACCTGTGGAATTGTCTCGAGAGAAACAATTTGAAANTCAGTAAGTTCAACAACTAAGTTGTGACTTTTTCCACCACCTGTGGATTTACTACTGGAACAGTGGATTTGAAAACAGAGAAGTCCACAAGNAGACTGTGGATTTTTACATGGGTTGTGGAATTGTGCAGAGCAGAAACNAACCCCTCATTCACTGGGACAATTTCGTTTCAGGCCTTTTTGGTGaattctaacactcctaattcTTGTTTTATGCNTAATTAAATATGTCTAGATGATCCTAACCCTTCATACTACAAATCTAAAGTGATCAAGACTCAATTGAACTCAAAAACATCAAACTCCTCATCTTAGAaatccaaaatcaaatttaccaCTCAGAAATTGTTTTTACCATCTTTGTCACTTCTAATAAGTCATAATTGACTTACCTATGATGCCTAAATACTTTAACACAACCCCAAACCCCAAATCCCCAAAATCACTATGTCACTTCCCTCTTCCCAACCCAATTTCAACCACAGTATCACACGTAAATTTAACACTCATCGAGCACAAAGCAAGTTCAACCACAGTGAAACAATTATAGAGCAGTTCATAATACATTGCAACCAATTACATAGTAACGTTTTATCTCGACCTCAAACAACATTTCACAGTCAAGATGTAGCATGCATAGAACACCCAAACATATTAACTCACTACATAGACAATTTCAGTGCATTTTCTCATCAATCCAAGAATAAACTCAGGAAatcatacatttatataatttaactccccttacctggaaagctaaaaatcaaaattcagaGAATGCCCCCAACGGTGACCTTGACACTGCGCTCACTGGACAAAACATATAAATCACCANTTTGGTGATAGAATAAACTTTTTAGAGCTAGAACAAAATGGACAGAAAAGTGAAACGTGGAAAGCAAATGCAACCAGAAAAATTGGTTGCCCTAAGTTAAGAACagtaaagaagaaaaggggaaaTTTTCTTACCTGACGAAACAAGAAACCAATCGGATGGTTTCGTAGCTCTTGACTCCAGGAACAAGGAAGCACCACTAATTTAGGATTCAANCGGTGGAATTTGCTGGAATCCTAGAGAGAAGTCAGAGAAAATTCTGATTAGGGCACAAGGGTtgtttttagagagagaagggaaatgaggaatgaaaatctgaattggGGAAAAGGGACCCCTCTCTTGGCCATGTGCCCAATACGAATGGGCCTGGGATCTTTTCAGAGGCCCANTAgccttaaatattttaagggcCTTGCATTCTccccaacaaataaaattttcgtC
Proteins encoded:
- the LOC106776588 gene encoding myosin-10-like; this translates as MESELSRIAKLIKNEEQCKKDGNSMKEKKLVLLVEDLYVQSLYPLYGGLTGEYVKSGPSKVDRMSSASSSSSESEYFSSEEVDYNSDINDSNQSTSQLLNPELQLESQSRQVKQLLFAKNADLHRRVFELQLLLNDTKGTVSVLQAKLQTNEDRSASKIAELMARIHELEQEAKSLRTQKGKVEEKIRRSRNEASSQKKDLEDQINAMQQMLDSLRNHNKELEVQLERTRVEASKSCSVRIQNHGEDLSEEKECFLARIKDLELELESRCSKQQDLEDRKKELERAMARGVQEICEVFRDHEGCKEGATITIDGEGLKSVVEKLKSRVGDQEETIKKLTESIEEIGAEKEEKEKILKEMVWKLEAMVSKEAGEKLNLMKQVRQLERKVENLERDVKEKDGDLVGLAEKKKEAIRQLCSLVEFHRNRYVYLKDSMSKRNKFW